A stretch of DNA from Campylobacter concisus:
GAAACTGATCGTCATTGACCCTATCAAGACTGAGTTTGCAAGCAGAGCCGACATCCACTTACAACTAGAGCCTGAGCACAATATCCCAGTTATCAACGCACTTCTTTACACTATCATCGAAGAAGGCCTTGTAAATGAAGAATTTGTAAGAGATCACACAATAGGTATTGAGTATGTCAAAGAAGCTGTAAAAGACTATGCTCCAGAGGTCGTGGCTAAATACACAAGGCTAAATCCAGAGGATATCAGAGCGGCTGCTAGAATGTACGCTACCACAAAGCCAGCTGTCATCACTCACGGCATGGGTGTAACTCACTTTAACCACGGCGTCGGCGGAGTTTGCGATGTATCAAATTTATTCTTGATCACTGGTAATATCTGCGAGCTTGGCACAGGCGACTTGCCGCTTAGAGGTCAAGAGAACGTTCAAGGCTGCTGTGATATGGGCGTTTTACCAAATATTTTCCCAAATCTTGGCTCAGTAACTGATCCAGAGCAAAGAGCTTGGTTTGAGAAAATGTGGCACCTAGAACCTGGATTTTTGAGCTCAAAAATAGGCGTTCACAAAACCGAAGTACCTGATGCGATCCTTGATGGCAAAGTGCATTTCTTCTGGACTATCGGCGAAAATCCAGTCATCTCTGAGCCAAATACAAACCACTTCTTAAAAGGTATCGCTCATGTTGATTTCTACGTCGTACAAGACCTATTTTTAACCGAGACTTCACTAAAAGCTGACGTCATACTTCCAGGCGTTGCAAGTAGCGAGAAAGAAGGACTTTATACAAACGCAGAGCGCCGCGTACAGCACAATGAAGCAGTCATCACACCTCCAGGAGATGCTAGACAAGACTGGTGGATCGTTTGCGAGATCGCACGCCGTTTAGGTGCAACAGAGGGCTTTAACTTCAACTCACCAGAAGAAATTTGGGAAGAAGTTAGAAAATGCGACCCAAGACGATATGGCGGCATGAGTTATTACCGTATCAAAAAATATCACGGACTTCACTGGCCATGTCCGAACGAAGATGATATGGGCGGTCAGAGCCTCTATCTTGATAAGAAATTTTTCACACCTGATGGCAAAGGTCGTTTTGTACCATGCCTCTTTGTGGATAAGGCCGATAAGATCGAAAGTGCAAAACTTGAGTTTGCTAAAAAGATGAATATGTCACCTGAGTATCCTATCATGGCTGGCTCAGTCGATGAAAAGACTGACGATGAGTATCCGATACAACTTCTAACCACTAGGAAGGTTTATCAATACACCGTTGGCACTATGACAAGACGCTCACGAGCGATCGAAGAAGGCGGAGATAGTATCGGACCTATCGCCGAAATGAATCCAGCACTTGCAGCAAGATATGGTTTAAAACAAGGTGATTTCATCAAAGCATGGAGTAGATACGGCTATATCGTCGTAAAAGCTGAAGTAACAGACATCGTGCCTGATGGCATCATTCAGATGACTTTCCACTACTGGGAGAGCTCTTGCAATGAGCTAACAAGCAGTGGCTGGGACTACATCAGTAAGACTCCGACATTTAAAGCAGCTATTCAGATCAAAAAGATCGATGAAGAAGAATTTTTACGAGTTCGCGAACTAAAACGCATAAAATTCCAAACTTCAAAGATCATTTATGATGACTTCCACCACCACGGAAATGCAGCGATAAATGAGTAAATTTAGCGGGTAACTCCCGCTAAATTTCTTTTATAATTGAATTTTGTATAACTTATAAAATTTTCGATACTACAAAGCCAAAAAAATCACTTACTTTTATGTTGGATTTTTTGATTATTTCTATAAGTCTTTGATAATTATTAAGTGCATCAAAAAATTGTTTTTCATTTAGTTCTTTATCTTTAAGATAAGCTTGAACGGTAGCTTTAAATTTTTCTTTGTCTAAAAATTTCTCAAATAAAGAAAATAAAATATTAATCCTGATTTTTAAAATTTCATTATTTAATCCATAATCAGCAAATGAACCAAGATTATTTATTGCATTTATCATTTCACGCTTTTGAACACTACTTTGTATATGAATTTTAACTTCGCCATTTTGCTCATTGTAGATGGTGCTAAATTTTTTAGCAATATTTATAAGAGTTTCTCTAACTATCTCATCGCCATTTTGTTTCGGATATCTCAAATGCGCATTTAAATCCAAGCTCTTTACCTTTGTCTCGCTTATCTTTAATAAATTTGATATTCATAATTTGATAGCCCTTTAAAATCACTAGAAAGTAGATGAAATATAAGAATTTCAGTTTCACTTTTACTCATTGCACCAAAACTAGCAGATAAGTAATGTTTCAAAAATTCTTTACCAAAATTTACACTTGCTTTATCTATAATTTCTTGTATTGTTTGTGCCATAAAATACTCCTTATATATTTGAAAGTAAAAACAGATATTTTTAAATAAAAATTTACTTAAACGCCAAAAAACTCATGAAATTTCCCCATTTAAATGCGCTCTCGACACGCTTAAAGCCAGCATTTAGGGCTAAGCTTCTATTTTCTTCTTCAGTGTATGGCACTAGCACATTTTCAAGCGCCTCTCTTTTTTGGGCGATCTCATAGCGTGAGTAGCCTTGTGCCTGCTTGTAGTCTTCATAAATTTCTATGACGCTTTTAGTAAGTTTTTTATCTTCAAAGATGATCTTTTCACTAAACAAAAAAACTCCATTTTCATTTAGTCCGTTATAAATTTTTTGCACTAGATCAGCCCTTTTTGGCGGTCTGATAAACTGCAAAGTATAGTTTGCCAAAACTGCGTCAAAACCCACTAGCTCACACTTTAAAATATCATCAAGCAAAAATTTTATCTTTGCTCCATAAGCCTTTGCCTTATTTTTGGCATTTGCTAGCATCGCCTCAGAGTTATCCACGCCACTTAGCACGAGGTCATTTCTAAGATTATTTAGCAAAAGCAGGCTATTTGCCGTCGAGCAGCCAAGGTCGCATACACTTGCATCTTTTGGCAAAATTTTAGCAAGCAGCTTTGCATTTAAATTTGAACTAACGTCGTAAAATGGCACTGAGCGCGAGATCATATCATCAAATACACTCGCCACAAAGTCATCAAATTCAAACTGCTTACCTATAGGCTCTTTAAAAATTTCATCTCTCATATACCAGCTCCGTATCCGTCAAAGTATCTCATTGTCTCGTTGCCAAAAAGATCGCACACGCCAACACAAGCTCTAGCTCCGTTTATATCGCATTTGATCTGTTCTTTTAGCTCTTCAAGTGTGTCAAATTTTTTATTATCTCGCAAACGTTTTATAAAACAAACCGCAACGTGCTTCGTTACTTTTGGCGCGACCTCGTCTAAGATGTGCGTCTCGACACTAAAATTTCCATCCGTACTAAGTCTGTTGCCTATAAAAGTGACCGAGCCGTAGGTATATGAGCCTATCCTGGTTCTTGTGGCGTATACGCCGTCTTTAGGCAACAGATAGTTTTTTACATCCAAATTTAGCGTTGCAACTAGCTCCTTTGCACCGATGCCCTGCCCTTTTATCACGTTGCCCTCGACCGAGTACTCCCTGCCTATTAGCCTGTTTGCCTCTTCGATGTTGCCTTGGCGTATCAGCTCCCTAATGGATGAGCTATGCACGCCCATGCCGTCATAACAAACCTCATCAACGACGACCACCTCACCATCAAAAATTCTTTTCAAATCGTGCTTATCCCACGCTCTATTTCTGCCAAATCTAAAATCAAACCCAACAACGATCTTTTTTAAATTTTTAAAATCATGTTTTAGCATCGCGATAAATTCCTCACCACTAAGCCCTTTTATACTCTCAAAATCGTACAAAAAGCAAGGATAGTTTGAGTACTCGGCTCGCTTTAGCTTTGGCGTGATGTTGGCTTTATTTTTATCGATCACGACAAGTCCGCCAAACTCGCCAAGCTGCTTTAAAAGCTGTTTGTGCCCCCTATGCACGCCGTCAAAGTGCCCGATCGCAACGGCAGTGATGTTATCTTTTGTTAAAAGCGTAGAAAAATTCGGCATTTCCCTCTTTCCCTTTTACTTCGCACTCTTTGCAAGCTATCATTTTAAATCCTAAGCCATTAGCCATCACTTCAAACCTCTTCATTGCTAAATTTATAGCTTTCATATCAGTGACGACGCCTTTTTTATTTCGTTTTACGCCAACACCCACTTCAAATTGTGGCTTAAAGAGCGTGATAATGAGCGAATTTGCACTTGCTAGCTCGCCTATAGCTGGTAAAATTTCAGCTAAAGAGATAAAGCTAACATCGCAGGTTATTAGATCAAATTTATCTTGCTCTTGCTTGGCAAACTCTCTTATATCGGTCTTTTCATAAATTTTTACTCGATCATCGCTTCTTAGGCTAGTGTCCAGCTGATCGGTGCCAACATCGACGCCAGTCACGCTCTTTACGCCACGCTCAAGCAAAATTTGCATAAAGCCACCAGTTGAACTGCCGATATCAAGTGCGTTTTTGCCTGCTAGATCAAATTTCATCGCCTCTAAAAAGCTCTTTAGCTTCAAAGCACCTCGCCCAACGTAAATTTCATCAAGCAGTGAAATTTTAGCCTCGCTAACCTCGCTTGAAACCTTGGTGCAAATTTCGCCGTTTGTTAGCACCTTGCCAGATTTAATGAGCTCGCTCGCCTTGTTTCTACTGATATTTAAAATACTTGCGACGTAGTTATCAAACCTCAAGTTTTAGCCTCTCATATTCGTCCTCATCGATCACTCGCACGCCTAGCTCATTTGCTTTATCAAGCTTACTGCCAGCCTCCTCGCCAGCTAAGACGAAGTCCGTTTTTTTAGAAACTGAGCTTGAAATCTTTGCACCAAAACTCTCAAGCTCGGCCTTTATCTCATCCCTTGGGCGACTTAGCGTGCCAGTTATCACGACCGTTTTGCCACTTAGCGCGTTTGAGATGCTTTGCACCTGCGCCACGCTTGGCTGCACGATCTGGCTAAGAGCTAAAATTTCTGCTCTATTTACCTCAGCAAAATCAATTAGACTATTTGCCATCTCCACGCCAAAGCCCTCAAGCGAGGTTAGCTCTTCAAAGCTAGCGTCAAGCCAGCCCAGCCCAAAGCTACTTGCTAGCTTTTTAGCCGCTACTTCGCCGATGTGCTCGCAGCCAAGCCCCGTGATAAAGCGCGATAGCTCTGCACCTTTGCTAGCTTCAATAGCATTTAAAAGGTTATTTACCTTTTTCTCTTTAAAGCCCTCAAGCACCATGAGATCATCAAATTTAAGGCCGTAAATGTCTTTTATGCAGGCAATTAACCCCTTGTCAAATAGCAAATTTACGATCGCATCACCAAGGCCGTCTATATTTAGGCATTTTTTCGATGCGTAGTGAATTATTGAGCCAACCACTCTTGCCCTACAGCTTAAATTTTGGCACTTCAAAAACGCTCCCTCATCAAGCAAGTGCGAGCCGCAAACTGGGCAAAATTTAGGCCTCTCTATCGCCTGCTCGCTGCCATCTCGCCTATCTTTATAAACTTTTGTTATCTTTGGAATGACGTCTCCTGAGCGGATGATGCCGATATAGTCGTTTTTCATAACGCCAAGGCGCTCTATTTCATCAAAGTTATGAAGCGTGGCGGATTTTACATTTGCGCCATCAATATTTACCTCATCAAGCACGCCAACAGGTGTTACTACGCCGCTTCTGCCAACCTGAAGCGCGACGTCTTTTAGCCTAGTCACCTTTTCAATGGCTGGAAATTTAAACGCCACCATAAATTTTGGAAATTTAACAGTATAGCCCAGCTCTTCGCAGCGTGCAAGGTCGTTTACGCGTATCACCATACCATCCATCATCACACTTTTTGAGTCACGATTTGCCAAAAGCTCGTTGTATGCAGCTTCAAGCTCGTCTTTTGTTAAAATTTTGAAAAAATCATCCCTCTCAAAGCCAAGATCACGCACAAATTTCATTACCTCGCTATGATCTTTCAGCCCAAGGCTCTGCTCGCCTACGCCCCAAGGTATGAAAAGCAGCTTTCTTTTAGCAGTCACCGCACTATCAAGCTGTCTTAGACTTCCAGCTGCAGCATTTCTAGGGTTTGAAAGTGGTGCCTCGCCCTCTTTTGCGCGCTCTGCGTTTAGTAGCTCAAAATCTTCTTTTTTTATAACAACCTCGCCCCTGATTTCGATTAGCCCTTTGTAATCAATACTCTTTAAAACAGAATTTATCGTCTTTGCATTTTGCGTCACATCCTCACCAGTAACACCGTCACCCCTAGTAATCGCCCTAACCAAAACGCCATTTTCGTAGAGTAAATTTAAGCTCGCTCCATCAAATTTTGGCTCAGCCACAAAGGTCAAATTCTCTTTATCGCCACGCTTTAGCCACGCATCAAGCTCGGCTAGATCAAAAATATCTTCCATACTCCACATGCGTTTGATGTGATTAGCCTTACTAAAGCCCTCTTTTACGGTGCCGCCCACGCGTTTTGTAGGTGAAAAGATAGAAATTTCGCTTGGATTTGCCTGCTCATAATCAAGCACCGCGTGATATAGCGCGTCATACTCCTCGTCGCTTGCAAGTGGCTCGTCCTCGTCGTAGTAGGCCTTTGCCCACGCATTTAGCATCTCTACTGCTTTTTCGTACTCTTGTTTTGTCATTTTTGCTCCAAATTTACACCGCATTTTATCTTAAATATACTTTATAAATGATCTAAATTTAGCTCTCTGGCGTCACGTAAATGGACATTTTTATAGACCTTTGCTGTCTCGTCTCTAGCCCTCATCAGCGCAAAGCCAAGTAAATTTTGTCCGTACCACTTCATAGGATTTTTCGCATTTTCATCGCTTGCGGCCAAACCTATGCCCCAAATTTTATCAACTGGGCTTGCCTCAACCAAAACTTTACTCCCAGTTTGGAGCAAAAAGTCTCGCAAAGGGGCATTTTGGCTAAATTTTAGATAGCTAGCATTTAGCACGACGCCAAATTTGATCTCATCCCAGACCTTAGCGTCAAAGCCTCGCACCTGCCTGCCAAGTGCCTTCATCTGCGCTGGATCTTTGGCGGATAAAATTTCCTCCAAAGCCTTTTTATCACCAAAGCATTCAGCCTTTTTAGCCTTACACTCTACCAAAGCGTGGCTTGGCTCATCGCCTCATGCATATCAAAGAGTTGTTTATGCTCAGCCACATCGTGCGTTCTAATGATCTGTGCGCCGTTTTCGAAGGCTTTTAGATGCAGGTAAAGTGAGCCTGGTAAGCGGTCTTTGACCTCACTTGGATAATAGTGATTTATGACTGATTTGCGGCTCGCACCAACTAATAGCGGGCAGTCAAATTTTAAAAAATGCTCTAAATGCTTGATAAGCAATAAATTTTGTTCGGCCGTCTTGCCAAAGCCAATACCCACATCAAGCACTAGTTTTTTAGCGCCAAGCTCTCTTGCAAGGGCTATCTTTTGCTCAAAAAAATCAGAAATTTCGCCGATTAAGTCGTTATACTTTGGTGCGATCTGCATAGTAGCAGGATCGCCTTGCATATGCATCATGCAAAACTCAGCGTCATATCGCGCCGCAAGCGTAGCAAGTGAGGCGTTTGCCGTGATGTCATTTATCATTTTAAAGCCGTGATTTAGAGCAAATTCAAGGCAATAAGGATCAAAGCTATCAAGGCTAAATTTCGCCTTTTCGTGTAAATTTAGCTTGTAAATTTCCTCCACGATATCTTTTATGCGCCTAAATTCCTCTTCACGGCCGCAATACTCGCTCCCTGGCCTTGAGCTAACACCACCAAGGTCGATATAGTGAGCTCCCGCTTCTATCATGTATTCTATTTTTGAGATACCGTTTTGCGTATTTATGCGGCTTTGTTCGTTAAAACTATCGCTATTTATATTTGCAACGCCCATTATAAGAGGCTTTGTCGGCTTTATAAATTTTGTCTCTAAAAAGGCTGCTAAATTTTTAAGCCCAAAGTCTTGCAACTTCTCTTTTTTAGCTAGCTGTCTAAGCTGTGCATTTGTCGCCATTAGCAATGCTTTATTTAGACTCTCACGGCCCAAAATCGTATCTTTATGCGTCACAAGCTCAGCTCCAACGCTTAGTGCATCTTGCTTTAGGATATTTGCCGCTGGGGTTTTTATCTCATCTATAAATATAAAATTTATCTCACTCTTTTCGTGCATGAGCTTCGCACCAGCAGGACTTGGCGAGATAGCTTTGCAAATTTCATCAAAGTCGCTTTTGTTATCTATCTTA
This window harbors:
- a CDS encoding molybdopterin oxidoreductase family protein — encoded protein: MMKEGKVICPYCGTGCQVTLHVENNVVRAATGVEDNPVNQGNLCLKGFYGWDYVASPDRLTKPLIRKKNGVFSKDGDFEEASWDEALDLVVEKMKETKAKYGPDALAGNFSARCTLEDNYVAQKLMRAVIGTNNVDHCARIUHAPTVAGLAKTIGNGAATNSFTEIGTYSNCILMIGSNPENGHPIAAMHIQRALNRGAKLIVIDPIKTEFASRADIHLQLEPEHNIPVINALLYTIIEEGLVNEEFVRDHTIGIEYVKEAVKDYAPEVVAKYTRLNPEDIRAAARMYATTKPAVITHGMGVTHFNHGVGGVCDVSNLFLITGNICELGTGDLPLRGQENVQGCCDMGVLPNIFPNLGSVTDPEQRAWFEKMWHLEPGFLSSKIGVHKTEVPDAILDGKVHFFWTIGENPVISEPNTNHFLKGIAHVDFYVVQDLFLTETSLKADVILPGVASSEKEGLYTNAERRVQHNEAVITPPGDARQDWWIVCEIARRLGATEGFNFNSPEEIWEEVRKCDPRRYGGMSYYRIKKYHGLHWPCPNEDDMGGQSLYLDKKFFTPDGKGRFVPCLFVDKADKIESAKLEFAKKMNMSPEYPIMAGSVDEKTDDEYPIQLLTTRKVYQYTVGTMTRRSRAIEEGGDSIGPIAEMNPALAARYGLKQGDFIKAWSRYGYIVVKAEVTDIVPDGIIQMTFHYWESSCNELTSSGWDYISKTPTFKAAIQIKKIDEEEFLRVRELKRIKFQTSKIIYDDFHHHGNAAINE
- the cmoA gene encoding carboxy-S-adenosyl-L-methionine synthase CmoA, which gives rise to MRDEIFKEPIGKQFEFDDFVASVFDDMISRSVPFYDVSSNLNAKLLAKILPKDASVCDLGCSTANSLLLLNNLRNDLVLSGVDNSEAMLANAKNKAKAYGAKIKFLLDDILKCELVGFDAVLANYTLQFIRPPKRADLVQKIYNGLNENGVFLFSEKIIFEDKKLTKSVIEIYEDYKQAQGYSRYEIAQKREALENVLVPYTEEENRSLALNAGFKRVESAFKWGNFMSFLAFK
- a CDS encoding bifunctional riboflavin kinase/FAD synthetase; amino-acid sequence: MPNFSTLLTKDNITAVAIGHFDGVHRGHKQLLKQLGEFGGLVVIDKNKANITPKLKRAEYSNYPCFLYDFESIKGLSGEEFIAMLKHDFKNLKKIVVGFDFRFGRNRAWDKHDLKRIFDGEVVVVDEVCYDGMGVHSSSIRELIRQGNIEEANRLIGREYSVEGNVIKGQGIGAKELVATLNLDVKNYLLPKDGVYATRTRIGSYTYGSVTFIGNRLSTDGNFSVETHILDEVAPKVTKHVAVCFIKRLRDNKKFDTLEELKEQIKCDINGARACVGVCDLFGNETMRYFDGYGAGI
- a CDS encoding TlyA family RNA methyltransferase, whose product is MRFDNYVASILNISRNKASELIKSGKVLTNGEICTKVSSEVSEAKISLLDEIYVGRGALKLKSFLEAMKFDLAGKNALDIGSSTGGFMQILLERGVKSVTGVDVGTDQLDTSLRSDDRVKIYEKTDIREFAKQEQDKFDLITCDVSFISLAEILPAIGELASANSLIITLFKPQFEVGVGVKRNKKGVVTDMKAINLAMKRFEVMANGLGFKMIACKECEVKGKEGNAEFFYAFNKR
- the ligA gene encoding NAD-dependent DNA ligase LigA; amino-acid sequence: MTKQEYEKAVEMLNAWAKAYYDEDEPLASDEEYDALYHAVLDYEQANPSEISIFSPTKRVGGTVKEGFSKANHIKRMWSMEDIFDLAELDAWLKRGDKENLTFVAEPKFDGASLNLLYENGVLVRAITRGDGVTGEDVTQNAKTINSVLKSIDYKGLIEIRGEVVIKKEDFELLNAERAKEGEAPLSNPRNAAAGSLRQLDSAVTAKRKLLFIPWGVGEQSLGLKDHSEVMKFVRDLGFERDDFFKILTKDELEAAYNELLANRDSKSVMMDGMVIRVNDLARCEELGYTVKFPKFMVAFKFPAIEKVTRLKDVALQVGRSGVVTPVGVLDEVNIDGANVKSATLHNFDEIERLGVMKNDYIGIIRSGDVIPKITKVYKDRRDGSEQAIERPKFCPVCGSHLLDEGAFLKCQNLSCRARVVGSIIHYASKKCLNIDGLGDAIVNLLFDKGLIACIKDIYGLKFDDLMVLEGFKEKKVNNLLNAIEASKGAELSRFITGLGCEHIGEVAAKKLASSFGLGWLDASFEELTSLEGFGVEMANSLIDFAEVNRAEILALSQIVQPSVAQVQSISNALSGKTVVITGTLSRPRDEIKAELESFGAKISSSVSKKTDFVLAGEEAGSKLDKANELGVRVIDEDEYERLKLEV
- a CDS encoding NADAR family protein, which codes for MVECKAKKAECFGDKKALEEILSAKDPAQMKALGRQVRGFDAKVWDEIKFGVVLNASYLKFSQNAPLRDFLLQTGSKVLVEASPVDKIWGIGLAASDENAKNPMKWYGQNLLGFALMRARDETAKVYKNVHLRDARELNLDHL
- the folP gene encoding dihydropteroate synthase; this encodes MKFYKIDNKSDFDEICKAISPSPAGAKLMHEKSEINFIFIDEIKTPAANILKQDALSVGAELVTHKDTILGRESLNKALLMATNAQLRQLAKKEKLQDFGLKNLAAFLETKFIKPTKPLIMGVANINSDSFNEQSRINTQNGISKIEYMIEAGAHYIDLGGVSSRPGSEYCGREEEFRRIKDIVEEIYKLNLHEKAKFSLDSFDPYCLEFALNHGFKMINDITANASLATLAARYDAEFCMMHMQGDPATMQIAPKYNDLIGEISDFFEQKIALARELGAKKLVLDVGIGFGKTAEQNLLLIKHLEHFLKFDCPLLVGASRKSVINHYYPSEVKDRLPGSLYLHLKAFENGAQIIRTHDVAEHKQLFDMHEAMSQATLW